The genomic DNA ccgctgtatttcttgagggagaactactttctaagaaaatcagtgggaggataatacatcacgatgaagatcgagaaccacatgataacattgaaccagagttggaataagatcataATGTACATTAAAATGTTGAAGGTAATCATGTTTAGGAAACAAATGTTATTCGTAGATCTATTAGGATTCACCATATTTTCGGTAGAAATTATGGATTttttttgactcaagatggtgatgtgatgcttacggataaggataagcctcatacctaccaagatgctatgaacagtccagactccgagagatggctggaggccaAGAAATCCGTGATGGagtccatgtatcaaaataaagtattgactttagttgatccactcaaAGGGGTAAAATTTATAGGGTGCAAAtaggttttcaagaagaaaactgacatggatgctaaagtacagacctataagatgcgactagtggcaaaaggtttcaaacaaattcatggtatagactatgatgagactttttcactagttactatggtcaagtccattaggattttgttagcaatagttgcttactttgactatgagatttggcaaatggatgtcaaaactgctttcttatatgggagccttgaagaatatgtatatatgatacaacctgagggttttttcgatccaaagtttgctaagatagtttataattgaatattcattttgataaaacggtcaaagtgtctggctttattcaaaacgaagatgaaccatgtgtttgcaagaaggttagtgatAGCCAtatgacattcctagtattatatgtagatgacatataataAATAAGGAATgccataccttctctacaggctgttaagacttggttgagaaatagtttctcggtgaaagacttaggcgacgctacctatatatatattagggatcaagatctatagagatagattgaaaagattaatcgacctagtcggagtatatacattaataaaaatattgcatcattttaggatgtaggagataaagaaatgatatatttcgatgtctcatgggatagggatctcaaaagataactgcccctaaattattagatgataagggccgtttgagaaagctccatatgctttagcaattgaatctataatgtgtacaatgatatgtatttatcctgatttTCTCGTTTGCTTTGAGCATGatgagcagataccagtctaatccaggtgagggtcactggattattttcaagaatattcttaagtacttaaagaggactaaaaaattatttttggtatatggagaagatagggaactagttgtaaagggttacactaatactagtttcttaacctaaattctggatagacaaggatgattatgtgtctatgtctggtttgtgttttgtctaaatataagttatgTTAGCTGGAATGGTTTACAGTATGAACATTGATGATTCCATAATGGAAGCCAAATATATTGATACTTTTCGAAACAGCCAAgaagactgtttaggcatgtccttaggcgatatcaccttattaatgagattaataatcaaggagatataaatataaagtgcatagtaatgataatgttgcagtcccaccactacaagaataatgtcaatagacatcacacattagacatcggttaactttgccactgatgttaaaaaaagtattgacatcaccccgtgtttttgtgatgtctttgttctttatagacatcggttataattaaaccgatgtctaaaattcaccaaaaaaaaacaaaattcgCGCCCACCATTTCTTTCCCCCGTTAGTGAAATTTTCATTCATTTTTTAGTTCTACATTccccccaatcccaaaattctccccccttaaccaaattttggttcccccaAATCAATTTTCAGacacaacaaaatcaaaacagaaaactaaaaacaaaaaaactaaaaactaacagaaattttctctctctctctctctctcagccctcctctctcgaacctctctcccctcacaatctctctgaactccggtcatcatctcaccatcacaatgtctcaaacctctctctctctcgaacctgtctgtggaacctctctctctctctctctctctctctctctctctctccgctCTCAATCTCTCCGTTAAGCCTCTTTCAGTTAACCTCTCTACTTCAGTAAGTGTTATATCTACTTGAATCGAACTGGTCTTCTCTGCATGAAGaccagttttaaaagttgaggatttttgaattcaaagccctaattttgtaaattggggtttttatctaattcgaaacccttattttttttattaatttaatgtctaaacttgttgctaatacttttcttcttgttgtatacaggacctaagttgagaaaaagatttaaagctttaggtaatttgggtgtttttggttgtacatttgtatttttttatttttttttatttttataaattaggTTTTCATTTGTTTGTAATGTTGTGATTTGTTTTTGCAGGACATTAGTGTTGTTTAATTTTTCGATCTTCGGTGAGTTTTCTTTTCCAACTCTGTTTTGTACGCTTatatatttgatttgttttgttagttttgatagtgttttttttgtctatgtgctatgtagttggttcttatgttgatctatgtgttgtgtataatatgcattatgtattatatgaaatctCAGTTTTGTTTTATTTGCAATTATGTGCAGGAGAATTCATTTTGGTATTAGTATGTTATATTTAAATGTAGTCGTGTTCTGAATTTCGGATGCAAGTGTGTGGTTAATTTAGTGATTGTGTATGCAAGTGTTTAGttgaaaatagtacatttataatttgataatctgcatccgtgatctgactattatactatgattaattatatagtgattatacattaagtaccgaatgactagttaatatatagtactagtactataattaaatgtataatatgaattatgtaatgcattacaaatcgattcatatcatattataataaaatatataacattaaaatgtataatatgcattatgtataatatgaattttCAGTTTTCTTATGTCGTTTATAGTCTGCCCTATGCGTGGATGTCATACTTAAAATCAAGTTAGacttctaaaataaatattagacttataaaataaatataagccttatactgaattttttagtgacataccaggtggttttaaatggataagtcttggataaaagccgatagggattctctacagtatgaaattggtgttgaaaacttcttgatatttgccgaggaaaatgctaaaaaccccaagaaaattccttgtccttgtgcacactgctctaacttcaaaaagttttctgtgaatataatcagaggtcatctttatgaatcagggtttagtttaggatattctgattggatttggcatgaaGAAAACCATGATAATAGTACTAGGTCATCTGTTGGTAGTACTTGTCCTCCCTCGAAGCCCATACCAATTTCATAAACATTTAACGTGTGTGAAGCAGCCTATAGTAGGGAAGATTGCGATAAAGAGTTAGATAACTTTAAGAGGTTTGTTGCCGATGCTAAACAACCTCTGTTTGAGGGAAGTGAGTGTACTAAACTGGAGTCGGACTTAAAGTTACATAATTGGAAGGCTAGGTTTGGAGTTTCCGATAAAGCTTTTACTGATCTGCTTCAATCAATTGGATCAATTCTTCCTAAAGATAATCTGCTTCCGTCTAATATGTATGAATCCAAGAAAACCTTGACTGATTTAGGCCTCGAGTATATTAAATTCCACGCTTGTCCAAATGACTGCGTATTATACAGGGGTCCAATTCTCGAGTCTTCTTCCGAGTGTCCCAAATGCCATCTCTCTCACTGGAAAGTTGGGAAAGATGGTCAAGTTAGGGTAAATGTGCCAGCTAAGGTTATGTGGTATTTTCCGATAATCCCCAGATTTAAAAGAATGTTTAAATCTTCATCTACTACTGAATTAATGAGTTGGCATACAAATAATCGATCCAAAGATGGAAAGATGCGTCACCCCTCTGAttctccttcttggagaaatGTAGATTGTAGGTGGCCTGAGTTTGGTAGCGAGGCAAGAAATATACGTTTAGGATTAGCGGCCGATGGTATAAATCCACACAACAATGGATTAAATAATCGGTACAGCTGCTGGCCAGTTATGTTAGTAACAtataatcttcctccatggttatgcatgaagaggaagtttatgatgttaacaacaTTAATTTCAGGCCCATAAGAGCCTGGTAATGATATTGACGTATATCTCCAGCCACTGATCGacgatttaaaaaaattatgggAGGAAGGTGAACCAAACGTGTACGATGCCCATACCAAATCCTTTTTCACTCTAAAGGCAATCTTGATGTGGACAATAAATGACTTTCCGGGATATGGAAATTTGTCGGGGTGCGTTAATAAGGGTTATAGGGCCTGTCCAGTATGCGGTGATCAGACCGTGGCTAAATATCTAAGTCGTAGTAGAAAAATGAGCTACCAAGGGCATCGTCGGTATTTAGATCTTTATCATCCGTATAGGAGACAAAGGACAGCTTTTAATGGAGAACAAGAATTTGGTTGTGCACCTGAACCACTTAGCAGAGAGGAAGTGTTGGGGCAACAACAGCAACTTAGGTTCAGTTTTGGGAAAGGGGGAAGCCAAGAAAGGTGGAGTCTCCATGGAAAAAATAGTCAATTTTTTTTGAGTTAGAGTATTGGAAGTTTCACCATGTTCGATATTGTTTAGATGGTATGCACGTCGAAAAGAACGTGTGTGATAATATAATTGGGACAGTTCTGCACATGAAATTCAAGAGTAAAGACAGCCTTGCCTCGCGTCTTGATTTGGTTGACATGGGAATACAACCTGATTTAGCTCCAGAAGTAGGTGAGAAAAGAACATACCTACCTCCTGCCCCTTATACTCTCTCCCGGAAAGAAAAACAAACAATATTGGCATCATTGTACGACATGAAACTTCCATACGGACATGCTTCAAATATAAGAAATTGTGTATCGATGATTGATATGAAGTTGTATGGTTTAAAGTCCCATGACTGCCATATCCTTCTCCAACAACTACTACCTGTTTGCATTCGTTCAGTGCTTCcaaacaatgttagggttaatatcataagattgtgttttttcttcaactctctgatttagtatcataagattgtgttttttcttcaactctctgaTTGACATGGGAATACGGCCTGATTTAGCTCCATAAGTAGGTGAGAAAAGAACATACCTACCTCCTGCCCCTTATACTCTCTCCCGGAAAGAAAAACAAACAATATTGGCATCATTGTACGACATGAAACTTCCATAAGGACATGCTTCAAATATAAGAAATTGTGTATCGATGATTGATATGAAGTTGTCTGGTTTAAAGTCCCATGACTGCCATATCCTTCTCCAACAACTACTACCTGTTTGCATTCATTCAGTGCTTCCAAAAAATGTTAGGGTTAGTATCATAAGATTGtgttttttcttcaactctctgtgcaacaaagttgtagatgtgtcaaagttgaataaattacaagcagatgtgatattgaccctgtgtgagttagagaagatattccctccgtcattttttgatgttatgataCATCTTATGGTCCACCTAGTAAGGGAACTGTGATTATGTGGACCGGTTTTTTATAGATGGATGTTTCCATTTGAACGCTTTAATAAAATATTGAAGAGTTATGTAAGAAACTGATTCTATCCAGAAGGTTCTATAGCTGAAGGTTACCTCAAAGAAGAGTCAATAGAATTTTGCAGTGAGTTCTATAGCGGGAGTAGTAGAATAGCCGGTCTTCCGAAAGATGAAGAAAAAATTTCTGGTCCAATCGGTGCTGTGACTATGAAGTCAGTTACGGAAAAAGAACGAGATGAGGCTCATCTTTCAGTTCTTCGTAATAATTCGGAAGTGGAACCATATGTTATGTAAGTAAAACATAAAAAGTATACATATAATTGTTAAAGTTGTATTTGGTATAGTTTAGTCGAATTTGATGTAAGTAATTTCAGGTTGCATAAAAAATATTTGGAAGAGATTTATCGAGGGAAAAAGAAGAGTGTACAGTGGCTATTGGGAGAGCACAATCGACAATTTGCCGATTGGTTTGAACAGAAAGTTGGTTTACattctttttccttctcttttattTTTATAAGTCATTTTTTTAAATTTGTAGCCACTTATATGCATCAATAAATTATATGTAGGTCAGTACAGAAATGAGGGAGAATGCGGAAGCCGTATCTGAAACTATAAGATGGTTGGCTGGGAAACCTTCATTTTCAGATTTGACTTACGAAAGTTATGCTGTTGAAGGGGTCTGATACCACACAAAGGATCGAGATAATGCAAAGGTAGTTCAGAATAGTGGTGTGTCATTAGTTGCGAGGACAGTCCAAGTCTCTAGTGCTAAGGACATGAATCCTATAGAGAGTGATTTAAAATTTTATGGGGTGATCAGGGAAATATGGGAATTAGACTACCACGCATTCAAGGCCCCTCTGTTTAAATGTACATGGGCAGCAAGTGACAAAGGTGTCAAGTCCGATGATCTTGGTTTCACCCTTGTCAACTTCAATCGACCAGGTCACAAAAAGGACAAATATGTCTCTGTTGACTAAGTCAACCAAGTATTTTATATTGAGGATCCAGTTGATGCTAATTGGTCCGTTGTGTTATCGGCGACAACTCGAGACTATCATGATATTTACAATGAAGATGCTCCTGAAGACACCTCCTGGAACCCTCCCCCATTCTGTTCTAATATCCCTATATGTGACCCTGCTAATATTGATGATGCAAGTGTTTGTAATAGAAGAGAAAATGTTGAGGGTAT from Apium graveolens cultivar Ventura chromosome 5, ASM990537v1, whole genome shotgun sequence includes the following:
- the LOC141660812 gene encoding uncharacterized protein LOC141660812; its protein translation is MCLQEAYSREDCDKELDNFKRFVADAKQPLFEGSECTKLESDLKLHNWKARFGVSDKAFTDLLQSIGSILPKDNLLPSNMYESKKTLTDLGLEYIKFHACPNDCVLYRGPILESSSECPKCHLSHWKVGKDGQVRVNVPAKVMWYFPIIPRFKRMFKSSSTTELMSWHTNNRSKDGKMRHPSDSPSWRNVDCRWPEFGSEARNIRLGLAADDGMHVEKNVCDNIIGTVLHMKFKSKDSLASRLDLVDMGIQPDLAPEVGEKRTYLPPAPYTLSRKEKQTILASLYDMKLPYGHASNIRNCVSMIDMKLYEGSIAEGYLKEESIEFCSEFYSGSSRIAGLPKDEEKISGPIGAVTMKSVTEKERDEAHLSVLRNNSEVEPYVMLHKKYLEEIYRGKKKSVQWLLGEHNRQFADWFEQKVSTEMRENAEAVSETIRWLAGKPSFSDLTYESYAVEGV